A single region of the Dyella humicola genome encodes:
- a CDS encoding S41 family peptidase, protein MRFSTLSLAVLLLATPLAQAQTAPAQVKGAKPSAAPATASSVPDRVDLDDIRNFSRVYEIVRQAYVEPVDNKTLMKAAISGMLTGLDPHSEYLDKEGLNELNEDTTGQYGGLGIEVLQVDGTLRIIAPIDDTPAARAGIKPGDTIIKIDGKPVETENIDDMFKQLRGDPGSKVTLTILHEKSDKPIDMPLVRERISITSVKVRELEPGYAYVRLSQFQDDTTPDLEKKLGEFIKKHGQPKGVILDLRSNPGGLLTAAVGVSDDFLNSGTIVTTRGRLQDSNLSFEAHPGDILNGAPMVVLVDNGTASAAEIVAGALKDNRRALIVGRRTFGKGVVQTVLPLDNDHAVKITTARYYTPSGTSIQAEGIKPDIALADLAVNKADSAPVLVSSEADLPNHLANEDSKLGRDIDNDGSAENAKLATQDYALSQALNVLKGLALNRVAPAATPISKH, encoded by the coding sequence ATGCGGTTTTCCACCTTGAGCCTCGCCGTCCTGCTGCTGGCGACGCCGCTGGCGCAGGCCCAGACCGCGCCTGCGCAAGTCAAGGGCGCCAAGCCATCGGCCGCCCCAGCGACCGCGTCTTCCGTGCCCGATCGCGTGGATCTGGACGATATCCGCAACTTCAGCCGCGTCTACGAAATCGTTCGACAGGCCTACGTGGAGCCGGTGGACAACAAGACCCTGATGAAGGCCGCCATCAGCGGCATGCTCACCGGTCTCGACCCGCACAGCGAGTACCTGGACAAGGAGGGCCTGAACGAGCTCAACGAGGACACCACCGGCCAGTACGGCGGCCTCGGCATCGAAGTCCTGCAGGTGGACGGCACGTTGCGCATCATTGCCCCCATCGACGACACCCCTGCTGCGCGCGCCGGCATCAAGCCCGGCGACACGATCATCAAGATCGATGGCAAGCCGGTGGAAACCGAGAACATCGACGACATGTTCAAGCAGTTGCGTGGCGACCCGGGCAGCAAGGTCACCCTGACCATCCTGCACGAGAAGAGTGACAAGCCGATCGACATGCCGCTGGTGCGCGAACGCATCTCGATCACCAGCGTGAAAGTGCGCGAACTGGAGCCCGGCTACGCCTATGTGCGCCTCAGCCAGTTCCAGGACGACACCACGCCCGACCTCGAAAAGAAGCTGGGCGAGTTCATCAAGAAGCACGGCCAGCCCAAAGGGGTCATTCTCGACCTGCGCTCCAACCCGGGCGGCCTGCTCACGGCGGCGGTCGGCGTCAGCGACGACTTCCTCAATAGCGGCACCATCGTGACCACCCGTGGCCGCCTGCAGGATTCCAACTTGAGCTTCGAGGCGCACCCGGGCGACATCCTCAATGGCGCACCGATGGTGGTACTGGTCGACAACGGCACCGCCTCAGCGGCCGAGATCGTCGCCGGCGCACTCAAGGACAACCGTCGTGCCCTGATCGTGGGCCGGCGCACGTTTGGCAAGGGCGTCGTGCAAACCGTGTTGCCGCTGGACAACGACCATGCGGTGAAGATCACCACGGCGCGTTACTACACGCCCAGCGGCACCTCGATCCAGGCCGAAGGCATCAAGCCCGATATCGCCCTGGCGGACCTGGCCGTCAACAAGGCCGACAGCGCGCCGGTGCTGGTCAGCTCAGAAGCGGATCTGCCCAACCACCTCGCCAACGAAGACAGCAAGCTGGGGCGGGACATCGATAACGACGGCAGCGCGGAAAACGCCAAGCTCGCCACGCAGGACTACGCCTTGTCGCAAGCGCTCAACGTACTGAAGGGGTTGGCGCTCAATCGCGTCGCGCCTGCGGCTACGCCGATCAGCAAGCACTGA
- a CDS encoding murein hydrolase activator EnvC family protein produces MPKPPDRARPFARAITGALVLSFIAMPSWAAQDVKTKAEQAEAEKKLSDVRSKMEALAKDQAETAAKRDSANAELAKQANAVAGAAKAVRETDAQLATKQHDLEQLQQQRAELNKSLEGQRAAIADLLRATYALGRGSDLRLLMGDDDVARIAQALAYSKYFQEDRVQRVQKLMGDLAKLQDLETEITAQQQALQASRAERETQARTLEQQRAAQAQLVADTDAQYKDQAQRLAALKQNEASLNQLLEKLQKAIDEAAKEAERAARANATTPVPPAGKGLANIRGNLPWPANGVVNTYGNGVLIKAAGGSEVHAVASGRVVYAAFLRGYGMLLIVSHGSGWMSMYGNNETLLRGVGDQVEVGQVIGTATAPIGVNTGVYFELRQNNKPVDPRSWLGRQR; encoded by the coding sequence ATGCCCAAGCCTCCTGATCGTGCCCGTCCCTTCGCCCGCGCCATCACCGGCGCGCTCGTGCTCTCCTTCATCGCCATGCCTTCCTGGGCGGCCCAGGACGTCAAGACCAAGGCCGAACAAGCCGAGGCCGAGAAGAAGTTGTCGGATGTGCGCAGCAAGATGGAGGCACTGGCCAAGGACCAGGCCGAAACGGCCGCCAAACGCGACAGCGCCAATGCCGAACTGGCCAAGCAGGCCAATGCCGTGGCTGGCGCGGCCAAAGCCGTGCGCGAAACTGACGCCCAGCTGGCGACCAAACAGCACGACCTGGAGCAGTTGCAACAGCAGCGGGCTGAACTGAACAAGAGTCTCGAAGGCCAGCGCGCGGCCATTGCCGACCTGCTCCGCGCCACCTACGCCCTGGGCCGAGGCTCGGATCTGCGCTTGTTGATGGGTGATGATGATGTCGCACGCATCGCACAGGCCCTGGCCTACTCCAAGTACTTCCAGGAAGACCGCGTCCAGCGCGTACAAAAGCTGATGGGCGACCTGGCCAAGCTGCAGGACCTGGAAACCGAGATCACCGCCCAGCAGCAGGCTCTCCAGGCCAGTCGCGCCGAGCGCGAGACCCAGGCCAGGACGCTGGAGCAGCAACGGGCAGCCCAGGCCCAGCTGGTGGCCGACACCGATGCCCAATACAAGGACCAGGCCCAGCGCCTGGCCGCCTTGAAACAGAACGAGGCCTCGCTCAACCAACTGCTCGAAAAGCTGCAGAAGGCCATCGACGAGGCCGCCAAGGAGGCCGAGCGAGCCGCCCGCGCCAACGCCACGACTCCGGTGCCGCCAGCCGGCAAGGGGCTCGCCAACATCCGTGGCAACCTGCCCTGGCCCGCCAATGGCGTGGTGAACACGTATGGCAATGGTGTCTTGATCAAGGCGGCCGGGGGTAGCGAAGTGCATGCGGTGGCCAGCGGCCGCGTGGTCTACGCCGCGTTTCTGCGCGGCTACGGGATGCTGCTTATCGTCAGCCACGGCAGCGGCTGGATGAGCATGTATGGCAATAACGAAACCCTGCTGCGCGGCGTGGGCGACCAGGTGGAGGTCGGCCAGGTGATCGGCACGGCGACCGCACCTATCGGCGTCAACACGGGCGTGTATTTCGAGCTGCGCCAGAACAACAAGCCGGTGGACCCGCGCAGCTGGCTCGGCCGCCAGCGTTGA